TCCTGGATACCTATCGCGTTCGCCAAACAATCGCTGTGGGCGCTGATCGCCGGCATCCTGATCCTCGATCTGGCGGTGCAGGCGGTACACGTCACCAACCAAAGCGTGATGTACCGCATCATGCCGGACGCGCGCAATCGCCTGACCGCCGGCTACATGACCAGTTACTTTATCGGCGGCGCCCTCGGTTCGCTGCTCTCCGCCTCGGCCTATCAGCATGCCGGTTGGTACGGCGTAGCCGCCGCCGGCGGGGTGTTATGCCTGCTCAACCTGCTGACCTGGTGGCTCGGCAAGCACCACGATCCGCAGGGGCCGGCGACAATCTGATTATCGTGCAAATAGTAACTTAAGAAATTTATTAGCGGTGCAGGGTATAAACATTACTTACTCTCTGGTAATGTTCTGGGCATAAACTATTGAAGTCCTATCTACCCTGCGACCCACAACCATGCAAAGCCAAGCTGCAGACAGCCTCAATCCGCCCGCCGTCAGCGCCACCTTCGCCAACGGCGTCGTCGACAGTTTGCCGATCGTCATCGGATATGTCCCGGTAGCGTTCGCCTTCGGCCTCAGCGCCGTCAAACTGGGCTTTTCCCCGCTGGAAAGCATTTTCTTCTCCTGCATCATCTACGCCGGCGCCAGCCAGTTCGTGATCACCGCCCTGCTGAGCGCCGGGATGTCGCTGTGGGTCTCCGCATTGACGGTGATGGCGATGGACGTGCGCCACCTGCTGTACGGCCCGGCGCTGCGCCACCGCATCGTCTCGCGCATGTCGCCCGGTAAAACGGCGATGTGGGCCTTTGGCCTGACCGACGAGGTCTTCGCCGCCGCTACCGCCAAACTGATGCGCAATAACCGCAGCTGGAGCGAAAACTGGATGCTGGGCATCGCGCTCTGTGCCTGGCTTTCCTGGGTGGCCGGCACCGCGCTCGGTGCGCTGTTCGGCAACGGCCCGCTGGAGCAGTTCCCGGTGATCGAGGCCTCGCTGGCCTTCATGCTGCCGGCGCTGTTTCTCAGTTTCCTGCTGGCCGCCTTCCGACGCCCGCAGGGCCTGACTATCGCCGCCGCGCTGGCCGGCGCGCTGCTCGGTGCAGTGCTGTTCTCCATTCCGATCGCCATTTTGGCCGGCATCGGCGCCGGCTGCGTCGCCGCCCTGTTCCAGCCCGCCCCTGCGGAGGCCAACCATGAACACTGATGTGCTGGTGATCGGCCTGGTGGTCGGTTGCGCCAATTACCTGTTCCGTTATCTACCGCTCAGGCTGGCGCCGGCGCGCGCCCAGCCCGGCCTCAAACGCGGTAAAGCCGCCCTGTTGCTCGACAGCATCGGCATCGCCTCGATCTGCGCCCTGCTGGTGGTCTCCAGCACGCCGGTAGTGATGCGTGAACCGGACAAGTTGCTGCCGACATTGGTGGGCTTCGCCGCGCTGGCGCTGTGCTTCTACCGCAGCAAAAGCATCATTCTGTCGACGCTGCTCGGCGCGACGGCCTTTGGCGTCACATTAAAGCTGTTAATGCTTTTCGGTCCAGGCTGACGCCGCTCCCGATCGTTTGGCTTCACTTTGGCGTTTTCATGCGCCACTTCTTTACAAACACTGACAAATGACACGAATTGCTAAATTATCCGCACGGCTGAACATTTACATTATTTGTCACCGTCGTTACTATCTCGAACGAAATTAATGAGGCCCTAAATTATGGAAAGCTCGTTTGCCCCCATAGAACAAATGCTGAATTTCCGCGCCACACGGCAGAAAGATTTCCCTTATCAGGAAATCCTGCTGACCCGCCTGTGCATGCACATGCAAGGCAAGCTGCTGGAAAACCGCAATAAGATGCTGAAGGCGCAGGGGATTAACGAAACACTGTTTATGGCGCTGATCACCCTGGATGCGCAGGAAAGCCACAGCATCCAACCTTCTGAGCTAAGCTCTGCCTTAGGCTCCTCGCGCACCAATGCGACCCGCATCGCCGACGAGCTGGAGAAACGCGGCTGGATCGAGCGCCGGGAAAGCGACAACGATCGCCGCTGCCTGCATCTGCATCTGACGCCGCAGGGGGAAGAATTTCTCAGTCAACTGCTGCCGCCGCAGCACCAATGTCTGCATTTCCTGTGGTCCACGCTGACCGACGATGAGCAAAAACAGCTGGAACAGCTGACGCGCAAATTGCTGGCACGTCTGGATCAAATGGAAATCACAGAACAGTTACCCTAATTCACAATTTCTGTTCAGGTACCTACTTATGCGATCCCCATTTAACTGGAGATTCACCCCGCTGTTCGCCATGTTGCTGCTGGCCGGGTGTGCTTCGACCGATAATATTGCCCCGCAATCCACGCTGATGGATCCGCAGAGCCTGCAGTTGGCTCAGCCGAAAGTCAGTTCGCTGGCCGTCAGCCCGCAGTGGTGGCGCGCCCTCAAGGATCCGCAGTTGGACGCCTTGATGACGCAGACGCTGCAAAGCTCGCCGACCCTGCGGCAGGCCGCTGCCCGCGTGCGCGAAGCGCAGAGCGTGGTGGGTGAAGCCAGCGCCGCCAACGGGCCTAACCTGGATCTGAACGCCAGCACCCAACGCCAGCGCGTGCCGCAAAACGTCAATATGGGGCTGGGGTATCCGCATAAGCCGATCTACGAAAGCTCCAACTCGCTGGGGCTGAACCTGGCGTACGAGTTCGACTGGTGGGGCAAATACCGCAACCAGGTGAACGCCGCCAAGGCGCAGGTGAACGCCGCGCGCGCCGAGCAGGAACAGGCAGCGCTGATGCTGACCAGTTCGGTGGCGTCCGCCTACTATCAGCTGCAGAGCAATCTGGCACTCGAGAAGCTGCTGCAACAGGAAGTGAATAACAATGAGCGCCTGACCGCGCTGCGCCAACAGCGCTATCAGGCCGGTCTGACCGGCGTCGACGTACCGCAACAAACCCAGGCGCAGTCCGACGTCGCCAAGCAGCAGATCCTGCAGCTGCAGTCGCAGATCGAGCAGCTCAGACACCAGCTCGCCGCGCTGGCCGGCCAGGGGCCGAACGCCATGCAACACCTGCGTCAGGTGCCGTTGCCCGCAGACAACCTGATGGCGCCGCAGGGCGAACTGACAGCGGATCTACTGGGCAAACGCCCGGACATCGCCGCGCAACGCCAGCTGGTGGAGTCTTACAGCCAGCGCGTCAGCGCCGCGCGTAAAGAGTTTTACCCCAGCCTGACCATTTCAGCCTTCGCCGGCCTGATGACCACCAATACCAGTGGCACCAGCCCGAATCTGTTTGAAGCGGCCAGCCAGGCCTGGAACGTGATGCCGGCGATTTCGCTGCCGATCTTCCACGCCGGAGCACTGCGCAGCAAGCTGGGCGAGGAATCCGCGCTGTATGACGAAGCGGTGGAATCCTATAACCAAACCATCCTGAATGCGGTACAGGAAACCGCTGACGCCATCACCATCCAGCAGAGCTCTGCGCAACAGCAGCTGCAGGCGGCGTCCGCGGCCCGGTCGATGCAACAGGTGTATCAGGTCGCCAACGCCCGTTACCAGGCAGGGATTATCGGACGCGACGATCTGTTGACCAGCCAGACGCAGCTATTGCAGCAGCAACAGGCGGAGTTGAATGCCAGCAGCAATTTACTGCAGGCGAAGATAGGACTGATCCGTGCGCTGGGCGGTGGCTATCAGGCCCCGGCCGCAGCGGATTCGAAAGCATAATAATATAAGGCTTGGAGAACACCATGAGCGCGAGCGCGGAAATCCAAAACCCGCAGCAGCCGAGCGGCAAAAAGAAGCAGCGTAAATTTTGGCTGCTGTTGCTGACGGTTATTTTCATTGTTATAGGGGTGGCTTACTTAGTGTATTGGTTCCTGGTGCTGCGTCATCACCAGGAAACCGACGACGCCTATGTCTCCGGCAACCAGGTGCAGATCATGGCCCAGGTGTCCGGCAGCGTGAACAGCGTCAACTTCGACAACACCGACTACGTCAAGCAGGGCGACGTGCTGCTGACGCTCGATCCGACCGATGCCGAGCAGGCGTTTGAACGCGCCAAGACCGGCCTGGCCAACAGCGTGCGGCAGACCCACCAGCTGATCATCAACAGCAAGCAGTATCAGGCCAACATCGCCCTGCGCAAGACCGATCTGAGTAAGGCCGAGAACGATCTGAAGCGCCGCGTGGTGCTGGGCAGCGTTGACGCCATCGGCCGCGAAGAGCTGCAACACGCTCGCGATGCGGTCGACAGCGCCAAGGCCGCGCTGGAAGTGGCGGTGCAGCAATACAACGCCAATCAGGCGATGGTGCTGAACACCCCGCTGGAACAGCAGCCGGCGATCCAACAGGCCGCCGCGCAGATGCGCGATGCCTGGCTGGCGCTGCAGCGTACCAAGGTGATCAGCCCGATCACCGGCTATGTCTCGCGCCGCAGCGTGCAGGTCGGTGCGCAAATCGCCGCCGGTTCGCCGCTGATGGCGGTGGTGCCGGCCGATCACATTTGGGTTGACGCCAACTTCAAGGAAACCCAGATCGCCAACATGCGCATCGGCCAGCCGGCGACGGTGGTCAGCGATGTCTACGGCGACGACGTGGTGTACCAGGGCAAAGTGGCCGGTATCGACATGGGCACCGGCAGCGCCTTCTCGC
The sequence above is drawn from the Serratia sp. FDAARGOS_506 genome and encodes:
- the ygaH gene encoding L-valine transporter subunit YgaH, which produces MNTDVLVIGLVVGCANYLFRYLPLRLAPARAQPGLKRGKAALLLDSIGIASICALLVVSSTPVVMREPDKLLPTLVGFAALALCFYRSKSIILSTLLGATAFGVTLKLLMLFGPG
- a CDS encoding efflux transporter outer membrane subunit; the protein is MRSPFNWRFTPLFAMLLLAGCASTDNIAPQSTLMDPQSLQLAQPKVSSLAVSPQWWRALKDPQLDALMTQTLQSSPTLRQAAARVREAQSVVGEASAANGPNLDLNASTQRQRVPQNVNMGLGYPHKPIYESSNSLGLNLAYEFDWWGKYRNQVNAAKAQVNAARAEQEQAALMLTSSVASAYYQLQSNLALEKLLQQEVNNNERLTALRQQRYQAGLTGVDVPQQTQAQSDVAKQQILQLQSQIEQLRHQLAALAGQGPNAMQHLRQVPLPADNLMAPQGELTADLLGKRPDIAAQRQLVESYSQRVSAARKEFYPSLTISAFAGLMTTNTSGTSPNLFEAASQAWNVMPAISLPIFHAGALRSKLGEESALYDEAVESYNQTILNAVQETADAITIQQSSAQQQLQAASAARSMQQVYQVANARYQAGIIGRDDLLTSQTQLLQQQQAELNASSNLLQAKIGLIRALGGGYQAPAAADSKA
- a CDS encoding AzlC family ABC transporter permease — encoded protein: MQSQAADSLNPPAVSATFANGVVDSLPIVIGYVPVAFAFGLSAVKLGFSPLESIFFSCIIYAGASQFVITALLSAGMSLWVSALTVMAMDVRHLLYGPALRHRIVSRMSPGKTAMWAFGLTDEVFAAATAKLMRNNRSWSENWMLGIALCAWLSWVAGTALGALFGNGPLEQFPVIEASLAFMLPALFLSFLLAAFRRPQGLTIAAALAGALLGAVLFSIPIAILAGIGAGCVAALFQPAPAEANHEH
- the emrA gene encoding multidrug efflux MFS transporter periplasmic adaptor subunit EmrA is translated as MSASAEIQNPQQPSGKKKQRKFWLLLLTVIFIVIGVAYLVYWFLVLRHHQETDDAYVSGNQVQIMAQVSGSVNSVNFDNTDYVKQGDVLLTLDPTDAEQAFERAKTGLANSVRQTHQLIINSKQYQANIALRKTDLSKAENDLKRRVVLGSVDAIGREELQHARDAVDSAKAALEVAVQQYNANQAMVLNTPLEQQPAIQQAAAQMRDAWLALQRTKVISPITGYVSRRSVQVGAQIAAGSPLMAVVPADHIWVDANFKETQIANMRIGQPATVVSDVYGDDVVYQGKVAGIDMGTGSAFSLLPAQNATGNWIKVVQRLPVRIELDAKQVADHPLRIGLSTLVTVDTANLDGRVLADVVRDKPLYQSDALALNLAPVNQLIADVIHANAG
- the mprA gene encoding transcriptional repressor MprA, encoding MESSFAPIEQMLNFRATRQKDFPYQEILLTRLCMHMQGKLLENRNKMLKAQGINETLFMALITLDAQESHSIQPSELSSALGSSRTNATRIADELEKRGWIERRESDNDRRCLHLHLTPQGEEFLSQLLPPQHQCLHFLWSTLTDDEQKQLEQLTRKLLARLDQMEITEQLP